One Luoshenia tenuis genomic region harbors:
- a CDS encoding DUF896 domain-containing protein, which translates to MEKINRINALAHKSRTQGLSEAEKQEQLALRAEYLQALRKNVSAMLDNVIIEEEDGTRHRPAKRKER; encoded by the coding sequence ATGGAGAAGATCAACCGCATCAACGCCCTGGCGCACAAATCCCGCACACAGGGGTTGAGCGAGGCGGAAAAGCAGGAGCAGCTGGCCCTGCGGGCGGAATACCTGCAGGCGCTGCGCAAAAATGTGAGCGCGATGCTGGACAACGTGATCATAGAGGAAGAGGACGGGACGCGCCACAGGCCGGCCAAGCGCAAGGAACGGTAA
- a CDS encoding histidinol-phosphatase HisJ family protein, giving the protein MFDCHMHTHLSGDSQARLDEMCQAALQKGIGTLCTTEHVDIGHPDKETLFLCEPYREREQIERARERFAQLKILWGLEVGYMPATIVQTRLYAQRYELDYLLYSVHVAGEWDCYDKEYYEGLTRRQAYLRYLDAVIDSLDAWDGFDCMGHLGYIAKCAPYEDPALRLGDYREAVEAILQRLVRMGKGLEINTSSFPKTGGPMPEADILRRYREMGGEIATIGSDAHAPEAVGQHFKAALELARTAGFERLCYFEGRRPVFEPIDKMMAALR; this is encoded by the coding sequence GTGTTTGACTGCCATATGCACACCCATCTTTCGGGAGATTCGCAGGCGCGTTTGGATGAGATGTGCCAGGCCGCGCTGCAAAAGGGCATCGGCACCCTTTGCACCACCGAGCACGTGGATATCGGCCATCCGGACAAAGAGACGTTGTTTTTGTGCGAGCCCTACCGGGAGCGCGAGCAGATTGAAAGGGCGCGGGAGCGGTTTGCGCAGCTGAAGATCCTTTGGGGATTGGAGGTGGGGTACATGCCCGCCACCATTGTCCAGACCCGGCTGTACGCGCAGCGGTACGAGCTTGATTACCTGCTGTACTCAGTGCACGTGGCGGGGGAATGGGATTGCTACGATAAAGAGTATTATGAGGGGCTGACCCGCCGCCAGGCCTACCTGCGCTACCTGGACGCCGTGATCGACTCGCTGGACGCCTGGGATGGGTTCGACTGCATGGGGCACTTGGGCTATATCGCCAAATGCGCGCCCTATGAGGACCCGGCCCTGCGCCTGGGGGACTACCGGGAGGCGGTGGAGGCGATCCTGCAAAGGCTGGTGCGGATGGGCAAGGGACTGGAGATCAACACCTCCAGCTTCCCCAAGACCGGCGGGCCCATGCCGGAGGCGGATATTTTGCGCCGCTACCGGGAGATGGGGGGAGAGATCGCCACCATCGGCTCGGACGCGCACGCGCCCGAAGCGGTGGGCCAGCACTTTAAGGCGGCGCTGGAGCTGGCCCGGACGGCGGGCTTTGAGCGGCTTTGCTACTTTGAAGGGCGCAGGCCTGTATTTGAACCGATCGATAAAATGATGGCCGCGCTGCGGTAA
- a CDS encoding oxidoreductase, giving the protein MNQLFETFTLKGRTAPNRLMLPPMLTRRDDRELNGRADAGHVAHYGARARGGAGLVVVECTAIAPEARLGRGELGLWEDGQIEGMAAIARAVKAAGSLCFVQLHHAGFKAAATVTDDLTAPSDCEREGRKARALRAEEIETIIGQFVAAARRAHAAGMDGVELHGCHEYLLNEFTSPTYNTRTDAYAGYALPLRVLREVKDALPEDFIVGYRMGVNDNDFDAGVKLAQALEQAGADYLSVSAGLGPVPDSVPEDFGYNWFVYGASLVHAAVKVPVVAVNSIRTPEQAKGVITRDLADIVAVGRAFLADENFGARARAGEPVNPCYGCPGGCNWLKGRDCPALLRAKRKERDHV; this is encoded by the coding sequence ATGAACCAATTATTTGAGACCTTTACCCTGAAGGGCAGGACGGCGCCTAACCGGCTGATGCTACCGCCCATGCTGACCCGCAGGGACGACCGGGAGCTAAACGGCCGCGCGGACGCGGGGCACGTGGCCCATTACGGCGCGCGGGCCAGGGGCGGCGCGGGGCTTGTGGTGGTGGAGTGCACCGCCATCGCCCCTGAGGCGCGGCTGGGCCGGGGCGAGCTGGGCCTATGGGAGGACGGGCAGATTGAAGGGATGGCGGCCATCGCCCGGGCGGTAAAGGCGGCGGGCAGCTTATGCTTTGTGCAGCTGCACCACGCCGGGTTCAAGGCGGCTGCGACGGTGACTGATGATCTGACCGCGCCCAGCGACTGCGAAAGGGAGGGCCGCAAGGCCCGGGCGCTGCGGGCGGAAGAGATCGAAACGATTATCGGGCAATTCGTGGCGGCGGCCAGACGCGCCCATGCGGCGGGGATGGACGGGGTGGAGCTACACGGCTGCCATGAGTACCTGCTCAACGAATTCACCTCGCCCACCTATAACACGCGCACGGACGCATACGCCGGGTATGCCCTGCCGCTGCGGGTACTGCGGGAGGTAAAGGACGCCCTGCCGGAGGACTTTATCGTAGGCTACCGCATGGGGGTAAACGATAACGACTTTGATGCGGGCGTAAAGCTGGCCCAGGCGCTGGAGCAGGCGGGGGCGGATTACTTGAGCGTATCGGCGGGGTTGGGGCCCGTGCCGGACTCCGTTCCGGAGGACTTTGGATACAACTGGTTCGTGTACGGCGCGTCTCTGGTGCACGCGGCGGTAAAGGTGCCGGTGGTGGCGGTCAATTCCATCCGCACGCCGGAGCAGGCAAAGGGCGTGATTACCCGCGACCTGGCGGATATCGTAGCGGTGGGCCGGGCCTTTTTGGCGGACGAAAACTTTGGCGCGCGGGCCCGGGCGGGGGAGCCGGTCAACCCCTGCTATGGCTGCCCCGGCGGGTGCAACTGGTTAAAAGGCCGGGACTGCCCGGCGCTTTTGAGGGCCAAAAGGAAGGAGAGGGACCATGTTTGA
- a CDS encoding GNAT family N-acetyltransferase, whose amino-acid sequence MFEGKFVQGMEAAKPALAVRWAVFVEEQGFSGDKEVDEHDALAHHGMINVGGKTVAAGRLIMEKPGVLRIGRIAVLKEYRGQGYGDLMVRMLLDRALRYGAREILVNGQERVAAFYERFGFKRCGPNYDEEGCPHVPMSVQAEDVRFPSACGAQ is encoded by the coding sequence ATGTTTGAGGGTAAATTCGTCCAGGGGATGGAGGCGGCAAAGCCCGCGCTGGCGGTGCGCTGGGCCGTGTTTGTGGAGGAGCAGGGCTTTTCCGGCGATAAAGAGGTAGACGAGCACGACGCGCTGGCCCACCATGGGATGATTAACGTGGGCGGAAAGACGGTGGCGGCCGGCCGGCTGATCATGGAAAAGCCGGGGGTGCTGCGCATCGGGCGGATTGCGGTGCTGAAGGAATACCGGGGCCAGGGCTATGGGGATTTGATGGTGCGCATGCTGCTGGACCGGGCGCTGCGCTACGGGGCAAGGGAAATTTTGGTCAACGGCCAGGAGCGGGTGGCGGCGTTTTACGAGCGGTTCGGCTTTAAGCGCTGCGGCCCCAATTACGACGAGGAAGGCTGCCCCCACGTGCCCATGAGCGTGCAGGCGGAGGATGTGCGCTTCCCCAGCGCGTGCGGAGCACAGTAG
- a CDS encoding NUDIX hydrolase: protein MAEEMLTIYDDDLNPVGELPRAQAHGTQHWHRVVHVWLYGTFRREKCVFLQKRAAQKKTYPGFYDAGTTGHISAGETPEQAALREVREEVGLALQAQDLTELGQCREDEAGDREVATVFLARASAQDFAPGEEVEGMIAMPLGRFESLVRREKDGAAARTLSGERVFLTRDKLCRHPESALLAIRALQAIKEE from the coding sequence ATGGCCGAGGAAATGCTGACGATATATGACGATGATTTAAACCCCGTGGGCGAGCTGCCCCGGGCCCAGGCCCATGGTACGCAGCACTGGCACCGGGTGGTGCACGTGTGGCTGTACGGGACCTTCCGCAGGGAGAAATGCGTATTTTTGCAAAAGCGCGCGGCACAGAAAAAAACCTATCCCGGGTTTTACGACGCCGGCACCACCGGGCATATATCGGCCGGGGAGACGCCGGAGCAGGCCGCCCTGCGGGAGGTGCGCGAAGAGGTGGGCCTTGCGCTGCAGGCCCAGGATTTGACGGAGCTGGGCCAGTGCCGGGAGGACGAGGCGGGCGACCGGGAGGTGGCCACGGTATTTCTGGCCCGGGCAAGCGCGCAGGACTTTGCCCCCGGCGAGGAGGTCGAGGGGATGATCGCCATGCCGCTTGGCCGCTTTGAATCCCTGGTGCGGCGGGAAAAGGACGGGGCCGCGGCCCGCACGCTTAGCGGGGAGCGGGTGTTTTTGACCCGGGATAAGCTCTGCCGGCACCCGGAATCGGCCCTGCTGGCCATCAGGGCCCTGCAGGCGATCAAGGAGGAATAG